A single genomic interval of Gallus gallus isolate bGalGal1 chromosome 10, bGalGal1.mat.broiler.GRCg7b, whole genome shotgun sequence harbors:
- the USP8 gene encoding ubiquitin carboxyl-terminal hydrolase 8 isoform X1: MPAVASVPKELYLCTSLKDLNQKTEIKHEKTNSTKSYVQSALKIFKAAEECRLDRDEEKAYILYMKYVAVYNFIKKRPDFKQQQDYFHSILGPTNLKKAIEEAERLSDSLKLRYEEAEVRKKLEERDRQELQKKQEPKDDGKSSAKTSSESTVDCKGKSQRINGETKHSLERKDQAESFSGAVTAEKLFAMMTDKTIELIIMDTRSLKDYQESCIPRSVSVPEEAISPGVTASWIEARLPEDSKDPWKKRGHFDYVVLLDWFSSAEDLNIGTTLRSLKDALFKWESKTILQNEPLVLEGGYENWLLCFPQYTTNAKVTPPQHGKSEAVTVSLDFTYPSLEEPAPAPPVAPIKPSPTEVVENEETGANLEERLKSLNRPSVEGAAVPKPDSSFVVNPASITRSIPEVDRSKKPSIKIPDDNKSKSESTLSDSQPIEKGRVVPDRSTKPLLDAKSVLTEEEKSRVHAETAALMEKNRREKELRERQKEEQKERIKREKEEQEQKAKEEQREKEHKEKLQQSKEEREQKERDEQIKREQEEKEKEKARKEAIEAKKQNKNEPESIDAKKVETDKISIEKREKGTRTPDTQRRVLGDVSPNKQTEVKGQPDSGAQKPGPLREDSEQDTERLKSQREPLTRARSEEMGRVIPGLPDGWAKFLDPITGTFRYYHSPTNTVQMYPPEMAPSSTPPATPPTRKPKPQVAVEREREHSKLKRSYSSPDITQAIQEEEKKRIPVTPAVNRENKPAYYPKTEISRLSASQIRNLNPVFGGSGPALTGLRNLGNTCYMNSILQCLCNAPHLAEYFNKNLYQDDINRSNFLGHKGEVAEEFGVIMKALWTGQYKYISPKDFKITIGKINDQFAGYSQQDSQELLLFLMDGLHEDLNKADNRKRYKEENNDHLDDLKAAELAWQKHKQLNESIIVALFQGQFKSTVQCLTCHKKSRTFEAFMYLSLPLASTSKCTLQECLRLFSKEEKLTDNNRFYCSHCKTRRDSLKKIEIWKLPPVLLVHLKRFSYDGRWKQKLQTSVDFPLETLDLSQYVIGPKNNLKRYNLFSVSNHYGGLDGGHYTAYCKNASKQRWFKFDDHEVSEISASSVKSSAAYILFYTSYEQRAVDMAT; this comes from the exons ATGCCTGCTGTGGCATCTGTACCTAAGGAGCTGTATCTGTGTACTTCATTGAAAGATCTCAaccagaagacagaaataaagcatgaaAAGACCAATAGTACAAAGAG TTATGTGCAGAGTGCCCTTAAGATTTTCAAAGCCGCAGAAGAATGCAGATTGGACCGAGATGAAGAGAAAGCTTATATCCTGTACATGAAATATGTGGCTGtttataattttattaaaaagagaCCTGATTTTAAGCAGCAACAG GATTATTTCCATTCCATTCTTGGGCCTACAAACTTAAAAAAAGCTATTGAAGAAGCTGAAAGACTGTCAGACAGCCTTAAACTCAG ATATGAGGAAGCTGAAGTACGGAAAAAACTTGAAGAGAGGGACAGACAGGAActgcagaaaaagcaagaaccAAAAGATGATGGAAAGAGTTCAGCCAAAACCTCATCAGAAAGTACAGTAGAttgcaaaggaaaaagccaAAGG ATTAATGGCGAGACGAAGCATTCACTGGAAAGAAAGGATCAGGCTGAGAGTTTTAGTG GAGCAGTGACAGCTGAGAAGTTGTTTGCAATGATGACAGACAAAACCATTGAATTGATTATAATGGATACTCGAAGCTTGAAGGACTACCAAGAATCCTGTATTCCAAGATCTGTCAGCGTTCCAGAAGAAGCTATCAGTCCTGG AGTTACTGCTAGTTGGATTGAAGCTAGACTCCCAGAGGATTCTAAAGATCCATGGAAGAAGAGAGGACACTTTGATTATGTTGTACTGCTGGACTGGTTTAGTTCTGCAGAAGACTTAAATATAGGAACAACTCTTCGGAGTCTGAAAGATGCACTTTTTAAG TGGGAAAGCAAAACTATACTGCAGAATGAACCTTTGGTTCTAGAAGGAGGCTATGAAAACTGGCTCCTTTGCTTTCCCCAGTACACAACAAATGCTAAAGTAACTCCACCCCAACATGGCAAGAGTGAAGCAGTAACCGTGTCTT TGGATTTTACGTATCCATCTCTAGAAgagccagctcctgctccacCTGTTGCCCCTATAAAGCCTTCTCCAACAGAAGTGgttgaaaatgaagaaactggAGCTAATTTGGAAGAGAGGCTAAAATCACTGAACAGACCAAGTGTGGAAGGTGCTGCTGTTCCAAAACCTGACAGCTCATTTGTAGTTAATCCAGCATCGATAACAAGAAGTATCCCTGAG GTTGATCGTTCTAAAAAGCCTTCAATAAAGATACCTGATgataataaatcaaaatctGAAAGTACGCTCAGTGACAGCCAACCTATTGAGAAGGGCCGCGTGGTTCCGGACCGGTCCACAAAGCCATTACTTGATGCTAAGAGTGTTctgacagaagaagaaaaaagccgTGTGCATGCAGAAACTGCTGctctgatggagaaaaacagacgAGAAAAAGAACTGCGggagaggcagaaggaagaacaaaaagagagaatCAAGcgagaaaaggaagaacaggagcaaaaggcaaaggaagaacagagagaaaaggaacacaaagaAAAGCTACAGCAATCCAAGGAGGAGAGGGAACAGAAGGAGAGAGACGAGCAGATAAAAAGAGaacaggaggagaaggaaaaagaaaaagcacgcAAAGAAGCAATagaagcaaaaaagcaaaataaaaatgaaccaGAAAGCATTGATGCAAAAAAGGTTGAGACTGACAAAATATCTatagaaaaaagagaaaagggaactCGAACACCGGATACGCAGAGACGTGTACTGGGTGATGTATCTCCAAATAAG CAAACTGAGGTTAAAGGACAACCAGACAGTGGAGCTCAAAAGCCAGGACCCCTTAGAGAGGATTCTGAACAAGATACTGAAAGACTTAAA TCCCAGCGGGAGCCATTGACCAGAGCACGAAGTGAAGAAATGGGGAGGGTAATACCAGGACTGCCTGACGGTTGGGCAAAG TTTCTGGATCCAATCACTGGAACCTTTCGTTACTATCACTCGCCAACGAACACTGTTCAGATGTATCCACCAGAAATGGCTCCCTCATCCACCCCTCCAGCCACCCCACCAACCCGCAAACCCAAGCCACAGGTGGCTGTTGAGCGGGAACGAGAGCACTCCAAACTGAAACGCTCCTACTCATCCCCAGACataacccaagccattcaggaggaagagaagaaaagaattccTGTAACTCCTGCAGTCAATCGTGAAAATAA ACCAGCCTATTACCCTAAAACAGAAATTTCAAGACTCTCTGCGTCACAGATTAGGAACCTTAATCCTGTGTTTGGGGGATCGGGACCAGCTCTTACAGGACTTCGTAATCTAGGGAACACTTGCTATATGAACTCCATATTACAGTGTCTGTGCAACGCACCTCACCTAGCTGAGTATTTTAACAAAAACTTGTATCAAGATGATATTAACAG GTCCAATTTCCTGGGGCATAAAGGTGAAGTGGCTGAAGAATTTGGAGTAATAATGAAAGCTTTGTGGACAGGACAGTATAAATATATCAGTCCAAAAGACTTCAAAATTACAATTGGGAAGATTAATGACCAGTTTGCAGGATACAGCCAGCAAGACTCCCAggagctgcttctctttctcatgGACGGCTTGCACGAAGACCTCAATAAA GCTGACAACAGGAAAAgatacaaggaagaaaacaatgatCATCTCGATGACCTCAAAGCAGCAGAACTAGCCTGGCAGAAGCACAAACAGCTCAACGAATCCATTATTGTGGCACTCTTCCAAGGCCAGTTCAAATCAACAGTGCAGTGTCTCACGTGTCACAAGAAGTCCCGGACCTTTGAGGCTTTCATGTATTTGTCCTTACCACTTGCATCCACTAGTAAATGCACACTGCAG GAATGCCTTAGATTGTTCTCCAAAGAGGAAAAGCTCACCGATAACAACAGATTTTACTGTAGCCATTGCAAAACTCGAAGGgattctttgaaaaaaatagaaatttggAAATTACCACCTGTGCTTCTCGTGCACCTGAAACG ATTTTCCTATGATGGAAGATGGAAGCAAAAGCTTCAGACCTCTGTAGATTTCCCATTGGAAACTCTTGACCTTTCACAGTATGTTATTGGTCCAAAGAATAATTTGAAGAGATACAATCTATTTTCAGTATCA AATCATTATGGTGGGTTGGATGGAGGGCACTACACCGCCTACTGCAAAAACGCCTCAAAACAGCGCTGGTTTAAGTTTGATGACCATGAAGTATCTGAGATCTCAGCATCATCTGTGAAATCCTCAGCTGCATATATTCTCTTTTACACTTCTTATGAACAAAGAGCAGTGGATATGGCCACATAA